gaaaagggaaaaaaaattgatgttaacTATGCATGGACTTGATTTTGGAATGCATTGGCTTCCatagatttttattaaatcttatctgatcaattctagacaaaaatatttcatttttgagCCTCCAATTTTATCTCAATGAATCAGCACGATCTATTATATCCTatagataaatattaaattactaattgttCTAAAAGTTTAAGCACTATCCtaattaaaacaatataaaatgatgaatttaatcattcttTTAACAataccaactttttttttcttctgaataATACCATCTTATCTTAACATTATAGTCACAGATATACACGACAGCAAATAAATGAAATTCATATTACATGTAATGTTCAGATTGGAGCAAAAACTAGGGTGGGCAGAATCAGTGACATCCAAGGGCCGCAGGGTCTAAATCCATTGCTGTTTGACCCACATATGCATGAGCATGACATTGATTTTTGATGAACTTCTAAGCAATAGTGGCTTATTGAGTGCAAGCAAGAGATTTTAAGTTCCTTTGTGAAACCGACTTCCTTCTTTGAAGAATAAATTACTGGTCTAACTTCTTCGCAGGATTAGTTTTCTCATAAATACGAAAAATATCTGATGGGatgtccttaaaaaaaattaatttcaggTCTGGATTTAAGTGTTTCTTTACATATTATTAGTTATTTCAAAACCTATCCATATAAGCATACGAAAGTGATCACACTCACATATTGTTGTTCAGCAAGATGTCTATATTTATGGGAAGCgacaagaagaaaattttactataaaagtGAAAGATTTTAACACAAAAGTTCTCTCAAGAAAGCCCAAGCCCAAATCCACCTTAGGTCAAGGCATGACCATGACCAAATTGTGTGGGATGGCAAGTCAAGCCACACACTGTACATCAACAAATTTGCACCATTTCTTGAATCGATGAGAGTGGCCTAAAAAGACTAACTTTGGTTGAATGTATTGAATGAGACACGAAAGTGACACATAATCATTTTTAGATACGTGTGATGTCTGTGTCTACGCTATGCCCCTCCAATTAGAGAAAACTCCAACTTGACACCCTCACTCCCATAAGCTTAGAACTCATCTACACCATGCCTCTCCTATCATTCTCATCATTAAGTCAATCTTCCTAAGAATAGTCATTCCTTTATTAAAGATAATTTTGAATATAAGAGTGTCTTGAAAAGACAAGCATGTTGCCGACTAATAGTAACTTCTAAAGATGCTATGAAAGTTGGCAATCTCTCTTTGGAAAATTGATCATATCATGCCCCCAAACAATTTAGAATTGTTGTGACTTATCAAGATTGAGTGTTTAAAAACAAGCTATCAAATAAATATCTCTTTAAAAAGTGGGTCCAATTATGATATAGTTAGTAGAGAAACCAATTCCTAGGCGAGCTATCTCTTTTGGTGAAAGACGCTTGTAATTGCATGGAGGCTCAAATGCATGTGCAATTGCATTTTAATTGAATTGATCactcttggatttttttttttaatttgatatttacaaTAGAGATGGagaatttgaatcttgaatGAAAATCTATGTTAATAATACCAAAAGGCATAAGTTGTACTAGAAGTCTCTTGAAATTACTTTTGTATGAAATTGTACTTTCCAAGTGAAGTTAATTAGGTGCCGCTTTATGCTTAATTGAAGCATTTTACGTTAGTCAAATACAGGATTTTTCCTAAATTGAGGTTTCCGCATAGCTGGTTATAGTACTAAAACATTGAAGAAACTGTTACAATTAACACtacagaaacaaaacaaaaaatgttacaatTAACAGCTTGAAACTCAACTAATTCACAATGAAAAGGATTAAGATTCAAGGAGATGCACCACTGACATAAGTTACAACAAATTACTAGAAAAATTCACCTCTTGCAGCAGCAACCCGCTGTACTCTAGATAACATTGAAAAATCGAAAAATAATCAGTCAGGCAACCATACTTCCTTTCATTAGTAAACTGTCTAACGACACGCACTAGGCTGTTGATGGCACCAAACTTTCATCTGTACCAGATCCACCATAGAATTGTAGAGCCTAACTTGCTGCAGAACACATGGCTAAGTTACATGAAGAAAACTACGAAGTGTCGAGACCATAGATGAGGTTGTTTCATGGTCTTAAAAGCTTTGCCTCCTCAATCGATGACATAATTTGGATTAACAGCTAAAATTCTGTCATTTCTAGATACAGATGTGGGTTGCCCTGCAGCTTCACCCTCCGCTGCTTGCCTACCATCATCTACCACTATCAAATGGCCTTCCCTTCGTACCAAACTCTGCATTACAAGCACTTGTTATGTAAAATTAACagataccatttttttaattcatgtgATCCTATAATACTTGGTAGGATGCAAGATTGCTGTTGATTTACCTCTATAATAGCTTTAAGTTTGGAAACTTCAGTTGCTGCCTCCTCCATGGAGCTGTagttatttttctcattctgCTGAGCCACATACCATTGAATCAAGTCCCTCTGTCTCATTCCAGCCAGCCCAGTCCCTGCAAATACGAAGCCCACAAAATGTTTCAAGGCCATGGATTACAATGAtgaagaattaataaaccatgAACAACTTCTAAAGCAGCACATGTTTAGTTGAATATATCCTTTCATGAGATATTCAAGGATCTATTAAAACAATAAATGGCAAAGGGTGCATTTGGTTTACCTTCTTGTGTTATAGTTTCTTCATGCTGTCTAAGGCGCATAACTAGAGCTTGGGTAACCCTTTGAAAATATTCATCCGTGATCACAAGTTTCTTCCCTTGTTGATTTAAAGACCCTGCTCCACTTTCTGCACATCATAAAACAATTAAAGAGAATAGATGGGTTGTCTATGTAAGTCTAACAATGAATAATTTAAACAAGTAGCATAGGCGATGTGATCTCACCAACATCCCCAGAAGCTGGCTCAGCTGTAGAGTTGCTTGGTTGAGCATCATCTTGACCAGTGCCATCATTTCCATCACCACCAACATTGCCATCATCACGAATTTCGTCTTGAAACTCTGACAGATCAATCTCGCCAGACTCCACACTACATGGCAAAATAGAATACACGTTATCGCCTAAAAACTACATGAGAGAAAAAGACAAGAGAGGATCTTCAacatattttcattattttcttgcctgattatggatttttttagcaatttcaCCGCTACATTAACATGACGTGGATGTATCTGCAAAAGAAAATCTCTTTAAGTGTAATGCAGTATGTATTACAATCACAATGCAGATGGATAAGTTCCCAAACTTAAAACACCTGTGTTTCCAAATGACTTCGAGCAATGGCTTCTGACAGTCTGATCAGTGCCTCCAGCTGCCTTACTGTCATGCGATAAGCAACTCTACTCCCTGGAGCTGTATCGCCTCTACGGAGAGCAACATAAGAGTCCACCAACAGTTTCCTAGCTTCTGAGGTTAGCTGCATTAGTTTAAACACTGTCAGAAGCAGTAAACGTTGGCAAAAGAAGCTTCTCCTGACAAAAAACAGCCTCATGAGTGAGGAAAGTGTAAACACCAGACCTTGGGTTTCAGAGTTTTTGCATAAGCGATATAACGTTTCAGCTCTGCAGTTGTGAAAGCAGGAACAAGTGCATCTTCACGCTTCTGATGTACTCTCACAATGTGGTGGGCAATGTGGTAGTCAGTTTGATCATTTGGATCGTCAATCATAACATATACCAGATCAAATCTTGAAAGAATAGCAGGGGGAAGAGCCACATTATActgagaaaatataaattaaagagATTAGTCCTCATGAATAAAAGCCTCAAATTTAATCAGCACACCACTGTAAAGACTAGGACTCACGTTTCTCATGcaacaatagaaaatataaaaagggtGAAAGACTAGGCCAAAAACCCATGCACTTTTGAGAACACTTGCACGGTGCCCCTATAAGCTGTAACAATATTCTTACCTTAAGTGGTTTAGACTTGTCATATCGCCCCCCAGCGGGGTTGGCGGCAGCAAGAATTGATGTCCGAGCATTTAGTGTTGCTTGTATACCTGCTTTTGTGATGCTTATTGTCTGTTGCTCCATGGCTTCATGAATTGCCACCTTCAAGTCCATTTACATATTAGACATCTGAAATTGCTCCATGCATAATATGccaatttgttttaaataaattaataaaataattacctGATCTCTGATATCCATCTTGTCAAATTCATCAATGCAACAAACGCCATTGTCAGCAAGCATCAGTGCACCAGCCTGAAATTAAAGTCAGATGAGATATATCAGATCATATAAAACATTGCTTGATATGCATAGATATTAGATACATGACAAGAggccaaaaagaaaattcaaaatgcaaGCATCCTTGCCTTCTCATAGATGTTTGCTTTGTACACTATTGTAGTTCACACTTAAATTTATAACCCAAAAACTATATAGCACATCTAAGCTAGAAAGCCCCCCTTTCTTTCCCCTCTTGATTGTTGTTTGAGCCCAGTGAGTTGCATCCAGATTCAGTATGTCAATAGCTATTGCATTTCATTACCAAGCTAGTATAAACATCATGTTCTTAATATTAGTGCTGGGGCATGCAAGTCCCAGTTCCATTCTTCTGTGATGGCCAATGCAAATCCAGCAGTTCTCCTTTTAACAAAACTAGTGGCTTAATTTAGAAATCTTACACAACACAATGTTATGTTTCCCTTAATAAGTTTGACACAAGACagtacaattaaaaaatgacatgCAAGCTTGATGAGTTGACACATGACAAGcattgcaaaagaaaatttaaatcttaCATTGCTTGGACTACTTGCATATGAATCACATTAATATTTTAGTAGAAAACGCAGGAATGCACACTATGGGGACAAGTTTTTTGGCTGTTGAGTCACTAGCAATGGCTAATGGAATTTGTTTCAGGAGTCATAAGtgcatgagaaaaaaaaaaatcaagggtACAAGATATTGATCAAGAATAATATCCTAGTAATGGATCAACTTAAGAAAACTATTGATCCAAATGTATAGAGCCCCTCTGATATTGTCAACGAACTAGgacaataaaaatatcaaacttTGGCAGTTTGATGAAAATGGTCTTCTATTTCCCTGTTAACCCAACACAGGTGCTGTGACTGATAGGATTCAATACAATTTATGGATCAAATTTACAAAAGGgtaaacataaattaaattctaCCTCAATACAGAATTCACCAGTTTCTGGTTCTTTGGCCACAGTTGCAGTCAACCCAGCAGCAGAGGAGGATTTTCCAGATGTGTAAACAGATCTTGGAACTATGCCTGAAGTATACCTGTGAATTCATATCCCAGCATATGTAAATGGTTTGTACAAAACATGATAGTTGAAATGATAAAAGGCAGAAATAGCGGCATACTTGAGGAACTGAGACTTAGCACAACTGGGATCTCCAACGATACAGACATTGATGTCACCCCTTAGGTTGATGCCTTCATGAGTAAATTTGTGAACACCACCCAGAAGCATAAGAAGGATTGCTCGCTTTATATCTTGGTGTCCAAACACAGTTGGAGCTATGCTATCAACAAGCTTAGGGAAAAAATCGGGAGTATTTCTCATTCTTTGAATATCATCTAGTTCTTCTGCCTGCCGTAATAACAAAATAA
This portion of the Castanea sativa cultivar Marrone di Chiusa Pesio chromosome 7, ASM4071231v1 genome encodes:
- the LOC142642169 gene encoding DNA replication licensing factor MCM6, with protein sequence MEAFGGYFVDEKAVRVETIFLDFLRSFRVGNNAAEPYYEAEIEAMRGSESSTMFIDFSHVMQFNNLLQKAISDEYLRFEPYLKNACKRFVMEQRPTFIADDNPNKDINIAFFNLPITKRLRELATAEIGKLVSVTGVVTRTSEVRPELLQGTFKCLECGSIIKNVEQQFKYTEPTICVNATCANRARWALLRQDSKFADWQRVRMQETSKEIPAGSLPRSLDVILRHEIVEQARAGDTVIFTGTVVVIPDIMALASPGERAECRREAAQRNNSAVGNEGVRGLRSLGVRDLSYRLAFIANSVQIADGRRNTDIRNRKKEADEDDSQKFTAEELDDIQRMRNTPDFFPKLVDSIAPTVFGHQDIKRAILLMLLGGVHKFTHEGINLRGDINVCIVGDPSCAKSQFLKYTSGIVPRSVYTSGKSSSAAGLTATVAKEPETGEFCIEAGALMLADNGVCCIDEFDKMDIRDQVAIHEAMEQQTISITKAGIQATLNARTSILAAANPAGGRYDKSKPLKYNVALPPAILSRFDLVYVMIDDPNDQTDYHIAHHIVRVHQKREDALVPAFTTAELKRYIAYAKTLKPKLTSEARKLLVDSYVALRRGDTAPGSRVAYRMTVRQLEALIRLSEAIARSHLETQIHPRHVNVAVKLLKKSIISVESGEIDLSEFQDEIRDDGNVGGDGNDGTGQDDAQPSNSTAEPASGDVESGAGSLNQQGKKLVITDEYFQRVTQALVMRLRQHEETITQEGTGLAGMRQRDLIQWYVAQQNEKNNYSSMEEAATEVSKLKAIIESLVRREGHLIVVDDGRQAAEGEAAGQPTSVSRNDRILAVNPNYVID